In one Lolium rigidum isolate FL_2022 chromosome 3, APGP_CSIRO_Lrig_0.1, whole genome shotgun sequence genomic region, the following are encoded:
- the LOC124704403 gene encoding uncharacterized protein LOC124704403 — MHLSIWKPLSHCASLLMDKKHRPPRSPASGAGAGSGGGRRLQESKLREALEEASEDGCLTKSRDAALLDAAGEDEAGGAVGRSRSLARLNAQREFLRATAVAAERAFLSPDALPALADALATFLSMYPKYASSEDVDRLRAGEYPHLDKVCLDYCGFGLFSYLQSCNAADSSVSFTLSEITANLSNHALYGGAEKGTAEHDIKNRIMDYLNIPESEYCLVFTVSRGSAFRLLAECYPFATNKRLLTMFDHESQSVNWMAQSARDKGAKAYSAWFKWPTLKICSTELRKQIATKKRRRKKDSATGLFVFPVQSRVTGAKYSYQWMALAQQNNWHVLLDAGALGPKDMDSLGLSLFRPDFIITSFYRVFGADPTGFGCLLIKKSVMSCLQSPNGGTGAGMVRILPVFPQYLSDSVDGFDGVLDGLEDDTIIPVEEESATSNSNHASQLPAFSGAYSSAQVREVIESEMDQDSSDKDGASTIYEENESVSVGEVMKSPVFSEDELSESSFWVDLGHSPLGSDHSEQSGKGKLGSPLPASWFSGSKNARKTSPKVSSKLARSPIHDNHVSFDAAVRSVSHEQDHVKEIPEEDCSYNGKVSEIEEYQDGHENKRYVKFSCANGATEGSSASVFGGYAANGNGSTSEICSENQVEAKDSAIRRETEGDFRLLGRREVPNSRFNGGRLFGAEEAERVSSMGRKVSFTMEDSRLSRNADAGETSGYAVAEEDDDDDDAYSDYDEIQDGRREPEIICRHLDHVNMLGLSKTTLRLRYLINWLVTSLLQLRLPDSGDGDGVSLVYIYGPKIKYERGAAVAFNIKDCNTGTSLINPETVQKMAEKEGLSLGVGFLSHIRLMDNQKHGVADVGLSSSLCRPTSNSRQEKKNSKNAIVGIEVVTASLGFLTNFDDVYRLWAFVAKFLDSSFLEQERLSSIPEDAER, encoded by the coding sequence ATGCATCTGTCGATATGGAAGCCGCTCTCCCACTGCGCGTCGCTGCTCATGGACAAGAAGCACCGCCCGCCGCGGTCGCCGGCgtcgggggcgggggcgggctccggcggcgggcggcgcctgCAGGAGAGCAAGCTGCGGGAGGCGCTGGAGGAGGCGTCGGAGGACGGGTGCCTCACCAAGTCCCGCGACGCCGCGCTCCTCGACGCCGCCGGGGAGGACGAGGCCGGGGGCGCCGTGGGCCGGTCCCGGTCGCTGGCGCGCCTCAACGCGCAGCGCGAGTTCCTGCGCGCCACGGCGGTGGCCGCCGAGCGCGCCTTCCTGTCGCCCGACGCGCTCCCGGCGCTCGCCGACGCGCTCGCCACGTTCCTCTCCATGTACCCCAAGTACGCCTCCTCCGAGGACGTGGACCGCCTCCGCGCCGGCGAGTACCCGCACCTCGACAAGGTGTGCCTCGACTACTGCGGCTTCGGGCTCTTCTCCTACCTCCAGAGCTGCAACGCCGCCGACTCCTCCGTCTCCTTCACGCTCTCCGAGATCACCGCCAACCTCAGCAACCACGCGCTCTACGGCGGCGCCGAGAAGGGCACCGCCGAGCACGACATCAAGAACCGCATCATGGACTACCTCAACATCCCCGAGTCCGAGTACTGCCTCGTCTTCACCGTCAGCCGCGGCTCCGCCTTCCGCCTGCTCGCCGAGTGCTACCCCTTCGCCACCAACAAGCGCCTGCTCACCATGTTCGACCACGAGTCCCAGTCCGTGAATTGGATGGCTCAGTCCGCCCGGGACAAGGGCGCCAAGGCCTACTCTGCCTGGTTCAAGTGGCCCACCCTCAAGATCTGCTCCACCGAGCTCCGGAAACAGATTGCCACCAAGAAGCGGCGACGGAAGAAGGACTCTGCTACTGGGCTCTTCGTGTTCCCGGTGCAGTCCAGGGTCACCGGAGCCAAGTACTCGTACCAGTGGATGGCATTGGCGCAGCAGAATAACTGGCATGTTCTGCTGGATGCCGGAGCATTGGGGCCAAAGGACATGGACTCGCTGGGGCTGTCGTTGTTTCGGCCAGACTTCATCATCACATCGTTCTACAGGGTGTTCGGAGCTGATCCGACAGGCTTTGGCTGCTTGCTGATCAAGAAGTCGGTCATGTCGTGCTTGCAGAGCCCCAATGGTGGGACGGGGGCGGGGATGGTGCGGATTCTGCCGGTCTTCCCGCAGTATCTGAGCGATTCGGTCGATGGGTTTGATGGTGTCCTGGATGGACTTGAGGATGATACCATCATTCCAGTTGAAGAGGAGTCAGCGACAAGCAATAGTAACCATGCATCTCAATTACCGGCGTTTTCAGGCGCATATTCCTCAGCTCAGGTGAGGGAGGTGATTGAGAGCGAAATGGACCAGGATAGCTCAGATAAGGATGGCGCCAGCACGATTTATGAGGAGAATGAGAGCGTCTCTGTTGGCGAGGTGATGAAGAGCCCTGTATTCAGCGAGGATGAGTTGTCAGAGAGCTCCTTCTGGGTTGATTTGGGCCATAGCCCACTCGGTTCAGACCATTCAGAACAGTCGGGCAAGGGGAAGCTGGGATCTCCATTGCCAGCTTCCTGGTTTTCTGGTTCGAAAAATGCACGCAAGACATCGCCAAAGGTATCATCAAAACTGGCAAGGAGCCCTATTCATGATAACCATGTGTCCTTCGATGCAGCTGTGAGGTCAGTATCACATGAGCAAGATCATGTGAAGGAAATTCCAGAGGAAGATTGCTCATATAATGGCAAGGTCAGTGAGATTGAAGAATATCAAGATGGTCATGAAAACAAGAGGTACGTAAAGTTCTCCTGCGCCAATGGCGCCACAGAAGGCAGTTCGGCGTCTGTTTTCGGGGGTTATGCTGCAAATGGGAATGGCTCCACTTCAGAGATTTGCTCGGAAAACCAGGTTGAAGCTAAAGACAGTGCCATCAGAAGGGAAACAGAGGGAGACTTCCGTTTATTGGGAAGGAGGGAGGTACCCAATAGCAGATTCAATGGTGGTAGGCTCTTTGGAGCGGAAGAAGCAGAACGAGTGTCAAGTATGGGGCGCAAGGTATCATTCACCATGGAGGATAGCAGGCTCTCCCGTAATGCGGATGCTGGGGAGACATCTGGATATGCAGtggcagaagaagatgatgatgatgatgatgcatacAGCGACTATGATGAGATTCAGGATGGTAGGCGAGAACCTGAAATTATCTGTAGGCATCTTGATCATGTGAACATGCTAGGTCTTAGTAAGACAACACTAAGGTTGCGTTACCTGATCAATTGGTTGGTGACCTCACTGCTGCAGCTTCGATTGCCTGATTCAGGAGATGGTGATGGGGTATCCCTTGTTTATATCTATGGCCCAAAAATCAAATATGAACGAGGAGCAGCAGTTGCATTCAATATAAAGGACTGCAACACTGGAACTTCACTGATCAATCCTGAAACTGTACAGAAAATGGCAGAGAAAGAAGGCCTCTCTCTGGGTGTCGGTTTTCTCAGTCATATACGCCTCATGGATAACCAGAAACATGGGGTGGCCGATGTAGGTCTCAGCTCTTCCCTTTGTCGGCCTACGTCAAATAGCCGGCAGGAGAAGAAAAATAGCAAGAATGCTATAGTGGGGATTGAAGTTGTTACTGCTTCTCTTGGGTTCCTTACAAACTTCGATGATGTCTACAGGTTGTGGGCATTTGTTGCGAAATTTCTGGACTCATCATTTCTTGAGCAGGAGAGGCTATCGTCGATTCCGGAGGATGCAGAAAGATAG